Proteins found in one Oncorhynchus gorbuscha isolate QuinsamMale2020 ecotype Even-year linkage group LG15, OgorEven_v1.0, whole genome shotgun sequence genomic segment:
- the LOC123997916 gene encoding neuromedin-U-like — translation MMKTSQCQTRVSQSGSASYVSDLSTSAMNTLSSTSLTLLVLLISAIPVCKSVPIQQQRANIYQDQLLNQLEDVCSSYFSADLPFRTPDVLGELCVLILVQKSKDMKVRDNPSKRDDLQGPEGIQSRGYFLYRPRNGRRSLEFD, via the exons ATGATGAAGACCTCTCAGTGCCAAACCAGAGTCTCACAGAGCGGCAGCGCAAGCTACGTGAGCGATCTCAGCACCAGCGCAATGAACACGCTCAGCAGCACGAGCCTCACGCTTCTTGTTCTCCTCATCTCAGCGATCCCAGTATGCAAAA GTGTTCCAATACAACAGCAGAGAGCAAATATATACCAGGACCAGCTTCTCAACCAG CTTGAAGATGTGTGCTCATCCTACTTTTCTGCAGACCTGCCATTTCGG ACACCTGATGTTTTGGGAGAACTCTGTGTGTTAATCCTTGTACAGAAGTCTAAG GACATGAAAGTGCGGGACAATCCTAGTAAAAGG GATGATCTCCAGGGACCTGAGGGAATTCAGAGCAGAGGATACTTCTTGTATCGG CCAAGAAATGGAAGAAGATCCCTAGAATTTGATTAA